In the genome of Phlebotomus papatasi isolate M1 chromosome 2, Ppap_2.1, whole genome shotgun sequence, one region contains:
- the LOC129803166 gene encoding protein jim lovell, whose protein sequence is MSAMNSEELYSLRWNNHHSHMVHAFNALLQTKTLVDVTLVCAETSIRAHKVVLSACSPFFQRVFADTPCKHPVIVLKDFNGWIVQAIIDFMYRGEIRVSKTHVQTLIQAGESLQIRGLADFSVQDSFPILFATTPEDLDMATDTSTILSPASPESVSSRNTAQLDKLLVSPHSFMDTVDNLPNSDGYSTNLPRRKQARPRRRSGDECNPQDLSQKMLAIDPLQQRLSVEKADGEATTENHQTGPQTPSHVTNSNIGSPERSDAPENLCTRSTTPPSSNEERNEEDPKRDAQGNLNNNGILFSLKDLNSWSQSPFAKCCQMLPNHLPAHGLMIQTPESPPGPQDSSEPEEGGTEKADESPTGESNGERMASRTPTGGASSAVKYEEQNGTNLLPAALPFPRLSSVSSLSFSPPHIFGMEAPPLGLFQHAAESSRLYGSTMPVDQRNLHSNPPKFLKKKLARPKGQHSAPRGGPPRSWTNAELTEALQHVWNKKMTTSQASRIFGIPYNSLLMYVRGKYGKSLKLEKLRKDCISGPPIELLTMGICGNNNNSSKKANQNANSQSERGESNAGGTKDAGGGSSNGTLLKIPPPPRSSSPLPTDPELAAAAAAAAAASHPNLMFGSFSPGFYPDFSAFTGLPLTMLNLLPPPPPPPPPTDDTAAKTPPPAQSFNHHESKELLERH, encoded by the exons ATGAGTGCAATGAATTCTGAAGAGTTGTACAGTCTCAGGTGGAACAACCACCATAGTCACATGGTGCACGCGTTCAATGCCCTTCTGCAGACGAAAACCCTCGTGGATGTAACCCTTGTATGTGCTGAAACGAGTATCCGGGCTCACAAAGTGGTCCTATCAGCGTGCTCACCATTCTTCCAACGAGTTTTTGCTGATACTCCGTGCAAGCATCCTGTTATCGTGCTGAAAGACTTCAATGGATGGATTGTTCAGGCTATCATTGACTTCATGTACCGTGGGGAGATCAGGGTGTCCAAGACTCATGTGCAGACGTTGATTCAAGCGGGAGAGAGTCTGCAGATTCGAGGTTTGGCGGATTTTAGTGTTCAAGACAGCTTTCCAATTCTTTTTGCCACAACACCTGAAGATTTAGACATGGCCACAGATACCTCCACAATACTCTCTCCTGCCAGTCCAGAGTCCGTGTCCAGTCGTAACACGGCGCAATTAGACAAGCTTCTCGTTTCACCGCACAGCTTCATGGATACAGTGGATAATCTGCCAAATTCCGATGGATATTCAACGAATTTGCCCAGACGAAAGCAGGCACGGCCTAGGAGGAGGTCTGGCGATGAATGCAATCCTCAAGATCTCAGTCAGAAAATGTTGGCAATTGACCCCCTGCAGCAAAGGCTTAGTGTAGAAAAGGCAGATGGAGAAGCCACAACAGAAAATCACCAAACAGGGCCCCAAACTCCTTCTCATGTGACTAATTCCAACATTGGTTCTCCCGAAAGATCTGACGCTCCTGAAAATCTCTGCACCAGATCCACAACCCCTCCATCGTCAAATGAAGAACGCAATGAAGAAGATCCAAAACGTGACGCACAAGGAAATTTAAACAACAACGGAATATTATTTAGTCTGAAGGATTTGAACTCTTGGAGTCAGTCTCCGTTCGCCAAATGCTGTCAGATGCTACCAAATCATCTACCAGCTCATGGACTCATGATACAGACTCCAGAATCACCGCCAGGGCCACAGGATTCATCAGAACCAGAGGAGGGAGGCACAGAAAAGGCAGATGAGAGTCCAACGGGTGAGAGCAATGGTGAGAGAATGGCATCCAGGACACCAACAGGAGGTGCGTCATCGGCTGTGAAATACGAAGAACAAAATGGTACGAATCTCCTTCCGGCAGCTTTACCTTTCCCACGGCTTTCGTCAGTGTCATCGCTCTCCTTCAGTCCACCCCACA TTTTTGGAATGGAGGCCCCTCCACTGGGACTGTTCCAGCATGCGGCCGAATCATCAAGACTTTATGGGTCAACAATGCCAGTCGATCAACGCAATCTCCACAGCAATCCACCgaaatttctcaagaaaaaat TAGCTCGACCCAAAGGTCAACATTCAGCACCTCGAGGTGGCCCTCCGAGATCATGGACCAATGCTGAACTCACAGAGGCACTGCAGCACGTGTGGAACAAGAAGATGACAACAAGCCAGGCATCTAGGATCTTTGGTATACCATACAACTCGCTCCTGATGTACGTTCGTGGTAAGTACGGTAAGAGTTTGAAGTTGGAGAAGCTTCGAAAGGACTGCATTAGTGGGCCACCTATTGAGTTGCTAACAATGGGAATCTGTGGGAACAACAATAACAGCTCCAAGAAAGCCAATCAAAATGCCAATAGTCAATCTGAGAGGGGTGAATCAAATGCCGGTGGTACAAAAGATGCCGGCGGGGGATCATCCAATGGTACTCTGCTCAAAATACCTCCACCGCCGAGAAGTTCTTCACCTCTGCCAACGGATCCTGAACTGGCGGCAGCGGCTGCTGCTGCCGCAGCTGCCTCACATCCCAATCTTATGTTTGGCTCCTTCTCTCCGGGGTTCTATCCTGACTTTTCTGCTTTTACCGGTCTACCGCTTACAATGCTCAATTTGCTCCCACCTCCACCACCACCGCCGCCGCCCACAGACGACACTGCTGCCAAGACACCACCACCAGCCCAATCTTTCAATCATCACGAGTCCAAGGAGCTCTTGGAGAGGCATTGA